A single region of the Streptomyces sp. AM 4-1-1 genome encodes:
- a CDS encoding (Fe-S)-binding protein, which produces MQLAAIIVSLVLTVVGVALIARAVAQIYRFVTLGQPVPAGSRTDHPKQRTLTLAKEFLGHTRMNRWGIVGVAHWFVAIGFLTLPPTLLQAYGQLFKADWVLPVIGDWLPFELYIEFIGLMTTAGILVLMAIRLLDLPSRAGRKSRFTGSKAWQAYFVEYVILVIGLAILTLRGLEGAIHHVGGYEAAYFVSYPLVLAFKGLSLGTLQNLIYLTAMIKIGTSLIWMITVSLNTNMGVAWHRFLAFPNIWFKRKADGSTAMGALLPMTSGGKEIDFEDPGEDDVFGVSQVEQFSWKGILDFSTCTECGRCQSQCPAWNTGKPLSPKLLIMSLRDHAHAKAPYLLAGGGKDMEGDEKATPEQLKDVPAAALAEAERPLIGTAEENGVIDPDVLWSCTTCGACVEQCPVDIEHIDHIVDMRRYQVMIESSFPSEAGTMLKNLEKKGNPWGLAKKQRVEWTKEVDFEVPIVGKTVEDLSEVDYLYWVGCAGALEDRAKKTTKAFAELLHIAGVKFAIMGGDEKCTGDSARRLGNEPLFQQLGQENVAMLNMAYGEDDEDPSTRKPTSSKKIVATCPHCFNTIANEYPQLGGEYEVIHHTQLLQHLVDEGRLVPVTPVEGLITYHDPCYLGRHNKVYTPPREIIASVPGLRNEEMHRHKERGFCCGAGGARMWMEERIGKRVNNERVDEALSLNPDIVSTACPFCLVMLTDSVNGKKNDGEAKESLKVVDVSQLLLESVKTPADEPDEPGPPGPQGTTDAPEPEPVK; this is translated from the coding sequence ATGCAACTCGCCGCGATCATCGTGTCGCTGGTGCTGACCGTTGTCGGCGTCGCGCTCATCGCCCGAGCCGTCGCGCAGATCTACCGGTTCGTCACACTCGGACAGCCGGTCCCGGCAGGCAGCCGCACCGACCATCCCAAGCAGCGCACCCTCACCCTGGCCAAGGAATTCCTGGGGCACACCCGGATGAACCGCTGGGGGATCGTCGGCGTCGCGCACTGGTTCGTCGCCATCGGCTTCCTGACGCTGCCGCCGACCCTGCTCCAGGCGTACGGGCAGCTCTTCAAGGCCGACTGGGTCCTGCCGGTCATCGGCGACTGGCTGCCGTTCGAGCTGTACATCGAGTTCATCGGTCTGATGACGACCGCCGGCATCCTCGTGCTGATGGCCATCCGGCTGCTGGACCTCCCCTCCCGGGCCGGCCGCAAGTCCCGCTTCACGGGCTCCAAGGCGTGGCAGGCGTACTTCGTCGAGTACGTCATCCTCGTCATCGGCCTCGCCATCCTGACGCTGCGCGGCCTTGAGGGCGCGATCCACCACGTCGGCGGCTACGAGGCCGCGTACTTCGTCTCGTACCCCTTGGTCCTGGCGTTCAAGGGGCTCTCCCTCGGCACGCTCCAGAACCTCATCTACCTCACCGCGATGATCAAGATCGGCACCTCGCTGATCTGGATGATCACCGTCTCGCTGAACACCAACATGGGTGTCGCCTGGCACCGCTTCCTCGCGTTCCCGAACATCTGGTTCAAGCGGAAGGCCGACGGTTCCACCGCGATGGGCGCCCTGCTGCCGATGACCTCGGGCGGCAAGGAGATCGACTTCGAGGACCCGGGCGAGGACGACGTCTTCGGTGTCTCCCAGGTCGAGCAGTTCTCCTGGAAGGGCATCCTCGACTTCTCCACCTGCACCGAGTGCGGTCGCTGCCAGTCGCAGTGCCCGGCCTGGAACACGGGCAAGCCGCTCTCCCCCAAGCTCCTGATCATGTCGCTGCGCGACCACGCGCACGCCAAGGCCCCGTACCTCCTCGCGGGCGGCGGCAAGGACATGGAGGGCGACGAGAAGGCGACGCCCGAGCAGCTGAAGGACGTACCGGCCGCCGCGCTCGCCGAGGCGGAGCGCCCCCTCATCGGCACGGCCGAGGAGAACGGCGTCATCGACCCCGACGTCCTCTGGTCCTGCACCACCTGCGGTGCCTGTGTCGAACAGTGCCCGGTCGACATCGAGCACATCGACCACATCGTCGACATGCGCCGCTACCAGGTGATGATCGAGTCGTCGTTCCCGTCCGAGGCGGGCACGATGCTCAAGAACCTGGAGAAGAAGGGCAACCCCTGGGGGCTGGCCAAGAAGCAGCGCGTCGAGTGGACGAAGGAGGTCGACTTCGAGGTCCCGATCGTCGGCAAGACCGTCGAGGACCTGTCGGAGGTCGACTACCTCTACTGGGTCGGCTGCGCGGGGGCCCTGGAGGACCGGGCCAAGAAGACGACGAAGGCGTTCGCGGAGCTGCTGCACATCGCGGGCGTGAAGTTCGCGATCATGGGCGGCGACGAGAAGTGCACGGGCGACTCGGCCCGCCGCCTCGGCAACGAGCCGCTGTTCCAGCAGCTCGGCCAGGAGAACGTCGCGATGCTGAACATGGCGTACGGCGAGGACGACGAGGACCCCTCCACGAGGAAGCCCACGTCGTCGAAGAAGATCGTCGCGACCTGCCCGCACTGCTTCAACACCATCGCGAACGAGTACCCGCAGCTCGGCGGCGAGTACGAGGTCATCCACCACACCCAGCTGCTCCAGCACCTCGTCGACGAGGGCAGGCTGGTCCCGGTGACGCCGGTCGAGGGCCTGATCACGTACCACGACCCCTGCTACCTGGGCCGGCACAACAAGGTCTACACACCACCGCGCGAGATCATCGCGAGCGTGCCGGGGCTGCGGAACGAGGAGATGCACCGCCACAAGGAACGCGGCTTCTGCTGCGGTGCCGGTGGTGCCCGGATGTGGATGGAGGAGCGGATCGGCAAGCGCGTCAACAACGAGCGCGTCGACGAGGCGCTGTCCCTCAACCCGGACATCGTCTCGACCGCCTGCCCGTTCTGCCTCGTCATGCTGACCGACTCGGTCAACGGCAAGAAGAACGACGGTGAGGCCAAGGAGTCGCTGAAGGTCGTCGACGTCTCGCAGCTGCTGCTGGAGTCCGTGAAGACCCCGGCGGACGAGCCGGACGAACCGGGTCCGCCGGGTCCCCAGGGAACGACGGACGCGCCGGAACCGGAGCCGGTGAAGTAA
- the dcd gene encoding dCTP deaminase, translated as MLLSDKDIRAEIDAGRVRIDPYDASMVQPSSIDVRLDRYFRVFENHRYPHIDPAVEQVDLTRTVEPDGDEPFILHPGEFVLASTYEVVSLPDDLASRLEGKSSLGRLGLVTHSTAGFIDPGFSGHVTLELSNLATLPIKLWPGMKIGQLCLFRMTSPSEFPYGSERYGSRYQGQRGPTASRSFMNFHRTQV; from the coding sequence GTGCTTCTCTCTGACAAGGACATCCGGGCCGAGATCGACGCCGGGCGGGTTCGCATTGATCCGTACGACGCGTCGATGGTGCAGCCCTCGAGCATCGATGTGCGGCTCGACCGCTACTTCCGGGTGTTCGAGAACCACCGCTACCCCCATATCGATCCAGCGGTCGAGCAGGTGGACCTGACCCGTACGGTCGAACCGGACGGGGACGAGCCGTTCATCCTCCACCCCGGTGAGTTCGTGCTGGCTTCGACGTACGAGGTCGTCTCGCTGCCCGACGATCTCGCCTCGCGGCTGGAAGGCAAGAGTTCGCTGGGGCGGCTCGGGCTGGTGACGCACTCGACGGCCGGGTTCATCGATCCCGGGTTCTCGGGGCACGTGACCCTTGAGCTGTCCAACCTCGCGACCCTGCCCATAAAGCTGTGGCCCGGCATGAAGATCGGGCAGCTCTGTCTGTTCCGGATGACTTCGCCGTCCGAGTTCCCGTACGGCTCCGAGCGCTACGGGTCGCGTTACCAGGGGCAGCGCGGGCCCACCGCCTCGCGCTCCTTCATGAATTTCCACCGGACACAGGTGTGA
- a CDS encoding Yip1 family protein: MAGFRIGRGRDNRTPQQQPQQRQRQQPPYGTPAPPPPPYGGQPWPPPGGNGAPYPNAPYAGQAQQPGGNAHGEPEYFGDPYHQPHSPQSDPYANNPGHTQAFSVGDDPYGDGNTYRAGQSPPPPVGPRLHWKQLLSGIVLRPGPTFWQMRDHSVWGPALIVTFLYGLLALFGFDQARDEAIHATISTAIPYVLFTAVGFVIGGLVLGAVTHTLARQLGGDGAWQPTVGLSMLIMSLTDAPRLIFAVFLGGENGLVQVVGWVTWLAAGALFTSMVSKSHDLPWPKALGASAIQLIALLSIIKLGTI; encoded by the coding sequence GTGGCTGGATTCAGGATCGGACGCGGCCGGGACAACCGCACCCCGCAACAACAACCGCAACAGCGGCAGCGGCAACAGCCGCCGTACGGCACGCCGGCACCACCGCCGCCGCCGTACGGTGGTCAGCCGTGGCCGCCGCCGGGAGGCAACGGAGCCCCGTACCCCAACGCCCCGTACGCCGGGCAGGCGCAGCAACCGGGCGGCAACGCGCACGGCGAACCCGAGTACTTCGGCGACCCGTACCACCAGCCCCACTCCCCGCAGAGCGACCCGTACGCCAACAACCCCGGTCACACGCAGGCGTTCAGCGTCGGTGACGACCCGTACGGCGACGGCAACACCTACCGCGCCGGCCAGTCGCCCCCTCCGCCCGTGGGCCCCCGACTGCACTGGAAGCAGCTGCTGAGCGGAATCGTGCTGCGCCCCGGGCCGACGTTCTGGCAGATGCGCGACCACTCGGTGTGGGGTCCGGCGCTCATCGTCACGTTCCTCTACGGCCTGCTGGCCCTCTTCGGCTTCGACCAGGCCCGTGACGAGGCGATCCACGCGACGATCTCGACGGCCATCCCGTACGTGCTCTTCACGGCCGTGGGCTTCGTCATCGGCGGGCTGGTGCTCGGCGCGGTGACCCACACCCTCGCCCGCCAGCTCGGCGGCGACGGCGCCTGGCAGCCGACCGTGGGCCTGTCCATGCTGATCATGTCCCTCACGGACGCGCCCCGTCTGATCTTCGCCGTCTTCCTGGGCGGTGAGAACGGGCTGGTCCAGGTGGTCGGCTGGGTCACCTGGCTGGCCGCGGGCGCACTCTTCACCTCGATGGTGAGCAAGTCGCACGACCTGCCGTGGCCGAAGGCACTGGGCGCGTCCGCGATCCAGCTGATCGCCCTGCTGTCGATCATCAAACTGGGCACCATCTGA
- a CDS encoding sugar transferase: MLDLLLATALLMAVAPLLAATTLALAARRPPGGVLVRSVRTGLGGHPFVLRSLRTRSPRLNALSRLPHVVRGDLSLVGPEPLAPGDPRADECGPWRHELRPGLTGLAQVRSRSGLPWDEPALLDQHYADHHRTGLDLAILAKAARLPPRTATRTTHPDDLLARLSDTDHRPLGYSAPG; this comes from the coding sequence GTGCTGGACCTCCTCCTGGCCACCGCCCTCCTGATGGCGGTCGCCCCGCTGCTGGCCGCCACCACCCTGGCGCTCGCGGCGCGACGGCCGCCCGGCGGCGTGCTCGTACGGTCCGTACGCACCGGGCTCGGCGGCCACCCGTTCGTCCTGCGCTCCCTGCGCACCCGCAGCCCCCGGCTGAACGCGCTGTCCCGGCTCCCCCACGTCGTACGCGGGGATCTCTCGCTCGTCGGCCCCGAACCCCTCGCCCCCGGCGACCCCCGGGCCGACGAGTGCGGACCCTGGCGGCACGAGCTGCGGCCGGGCCTCACCGGCCTGGCCCAGGTCCGCTCCCGCTCCGGACTGCCGTGGGACGAACCGGCACTCCTCGACCAGCACTACGCCGACCACCACCGGACAGGGCTCGACCTGGCGATCCTGGCGAAGGCGGCACGCCTGCCACCGCGCACCGCGACACGCACGACGCACCCGGACGACCTCCTGGCACGTCTGAGCGACACAGATCACCGGCCACTCGGCTACAGCGCGCCGGGATAA
- a CDS encoding phosphoribosyltransferase, with the protein MGDTDAGTDVRENLTYDGFGHAVRELAQTVADDGYEPDVILSIARGGVFVAGGLAYALDCKNIHLVNVEFYTGVGTTLEMPVMLAPVPDVVDFSDKKVLIADDVADTGRTLKLVRDFCIDHVAEVRSAVVYEKPQSLVRCEYVWKRTDRWINFPWSVEKPVVRRGGQVLDA; encoded by the coding sequence ATGGGTGACACGGACGCGGGCACGGACGTGCGGGAGAACCTCACCTACGACGGGTTCGGTCACGCGGTGCGTGAGCTGGCGCAGACCGTCGCCGACGACGGGTACGAGCCGGACGTGATCCTCAGCATCGCGCGCGGCGGGGTGTTCGTCGCGGGCGGACTCGCGTACGCCCTGGACTGCAAGAACATCCACCTCGTGAACGTCGAGTTCTACACCGGGGTCGGGACCACCCTTGAGATGCCGGTCATGCTGGCGCCCGTGCCCGACGTCGTCGACTTCTCGGACAAGAAGGTCCTCATCGCCGACGACGTCGCCGACACCGGGAGGACGCTGAAGCTGGTACGCGACTTCTGCATCGACCATGTCGCCGAGGTGCGCAGCGCGGTCGTCTACGAGAAGCCGCAGTCGCTCGTGCGGTGCGAGTACGTGTGGAAGCGGACCGATCGCTGGATCAACTTCCCGTGGAGCGTGGAGAAGCCCGTCGTACGGCGTGGTGGGCAGGTGCTCGACGCCTGA